In the genome of Suncus etruscus isolate mSunEtr1 chromosome 3, mSunEtr1.pri.cur, whole genome shotgun sequence, the window ATTTGGCAGGTGGAGATGTGAGACTCAGAGATGAGTGTGGGGAGAAGAGCTGGCTCAGGATCCAGTACATGTGACCCCATTTCAATGTCCTCCTGTGCCTGAATCTTGGGAATGGGTAAGGACAGGAGTAGGAGTAAGagcagagagaggggaggggggaatcTGTGGCTGATCAGGAAATTGCTATCAGGCACTGCAGTTAGTCTGGCTCCCTTCTTGCCCCCACCCTGTTGGCACCCTGGTGTCTAGACTGGTGCCCTCAGAGCTTTTCAGCTCAGTCTCAAGTGCTTCCCACCTCTCCATCCATTTGTCTTTTTAGCTCTTTTTGTTGGACAATTTCAAATTGCgtggtgaaaaaaattttttttcaaagaaaaatatagacttGGAAGAGGTATTGGGCACAGGAGAGGAACAGTGAGGAGTAGGGGAGCACAACTCCAATCTCAACTATCAAAGCCATGGGGCCACTAGCTTCCTGTCTCTCAGAGCCCAGAGATAATGAAATACAGGTCAATTGTGTTGATAAGTAGGGGCAGGTTTTGTTCCCTGAATTAGAGGCAATAAGACGATTTAATGACAGTCATCAAAGGGGTGCAAAATAATGGTCTCTGTCTTCCTTTTGTCTTCAAAAAGGGGTTAACAATTAAGTTTCCCTGACAGCATGGGGATCTGGACCAGGTTCAAAGGTACAAGGCATATTCGAATGGGGAGCTTGGAGCACTCACAGGCCATAGTAGAGTCATACAGAGCTTGACTGTGGCAGACCTGCTTCCAGGCCCTCCAGAGAACTCTGGGTGGAACTCAATGGCCCCCACTTAGAACCTGGTCCCTCCCtgttaatacacacacacacacacacacacacacacacacacacacacacacacacacacacacacacacactcatagcTCTTCACTCCTCAAGTTTCCAACATTCCTTTCAAGTACATCTGAGGTACAGACTATTGACCATTCTTCAACCTAAGCAGTCTTGCCCCTTGGCCAAACAAAATGAAGCCTTCCTTTCCTCTTACCCTTGCTGCCACACCTTTACCTGGAAGTCCTCCCTGATGGCCCTCACCTAGCATGAGTTCAGCTTGAACGTCACTGTGCAAGCGGCCTCAGTTCTACTTCCATGATGAGTTCAGTCTTGTTCAGAAAGGAAAGCCTAGTGCTGgtgccatagtacagcaggaagggcttacagtcaacccaggtttaattccagcattccttttgatccctaaatgcagagcagaaataagccctgagcatttctggatatgACCTTACCCTCTCCAAAAAAGTTCACCTCCCTACCCACCTATAGCTCCCCGGAGCTACTCTTCTGTCCAAGGCTCTCTCTTCTGTCCCAACTGACCCTGCCCAGACTCCAGCCCACATGCTGTGCTAACCAACCCTTCTTCCCTCTGTCTAACCTCAAGCACATCCAGGACCTCCAGTTCCCAGCAGCATGAACACTCTGGTGTCCTGGCAGTTGGTATTCTTCCTCTGTACCACCTCCTTCAGGGGGACAGTGGAAAAGATGGCAACTCCGGGTTCTCCAGGTATGTGTTGTCTAGGGAGAGGAGTGGGGGCTGGAGGGTGGGTCCCCGTGAGCAACTTTTGCAGCCCATTAAAAGGCAGGTGGAGGAcctgagagatggcacagcagtagggcaattgccttgcatgcagccgacccaggaacaTGCATGTAGTGTCcagtcttctgccatctgctggaggggacCATGCTTCAGCTCAATCCACAAGTCCCAGCTGAGCTGAGGAGGTAGGCTatttgccactgaactatttaacccacagtATTCTCTCTTTGTATGAGAcagacagcagtgatgatatctatgaactcagtgatgatgatatGTCTATGCTAATACTCTCACATCAGAtatagctgaagctctgtttggacatacagatgaggaggaggaatccagttttgaaggattttaacctttgtgatttagcttgatttcctgttaagctacagttttctgcactttatttaaagttttaaagttattgttgctagtttagtttttctttagcaataaatattgaaaaacatttaacctacagATTCCTCAActattataattgttttgggtatatatttttatttttgaaatttaccagtggctgctgcattttccatctTGGCTTATActagagtcactaagttttcccagttttagggtaaaatggggggggggtgtcagctTATACTTGTGTTGGCTTATACACGAGTATATACGgtagcttcttttcttttctaaacaaatttttatttaggttttcgggccacacccaggggcagtggcggtgctcaggggtcactgctgactctgtgctcagaaatagctcctggcagactcgtggGACCAGCTGGGAATAGAACCCCggctgggttagccacgtgcaaagcaaacaccctaccactgtgctatcgctctggcccctcttttctttctttttaaattaattcctttactcaattttttttaacatacctggtagtgctcaggggtcaaaccagagttggccacatgccaaacagacaccctgccctctgtactatcactcagatcCCTTCAGAGAACTAGTTTCTCAGAAATGCTATGTAAGATCATTCTGAAAGCTGTTGAAAACTAAGCTCTGTGGAAGCTGGAAGGAGTCTACCCCTAGTGCCAAATGGCCAAGGCTGGTAATGGTAGCCAGTGTCGGTGTAGAGCTCCCTGCAATTCAAGAAGCAAAGGAGAGGCAGAGGAAGGGGGATTGGGGCGAAGGTTCCAGAGTCTTCTTTCCTGTATCCTCACTGCAGCCTCTTTCTGTGTTCTAGGTCTGCAGCTGGGCCCCCAAGCCCTGCTGACCACCAGAGAGCAGAGCCTGTGCTGTGCAGAGACCAAGTCCAGCCCTATGCGCCCTCTGGGGTCTCCCCAGTACCCCTCCACCCACAGCCCAGAGGGGCTGAGGCGTGCCTGGCTGTGGCTGTTTGCACCCCGCAGACGCCTGATCCCCACCCCACGGGGCACTGTGCTGGTGCAGCGTGAAAAAGAGCCCGAGGCCTATAACAGAAACTCCTTTGGCCTGCGCTATGGCAAGCGGCAGGCTGGAGGCAGGGGTGCACGGCGGGGCTGAGAGGTTCTGTTCCAAGGCAATAAAACAAAGGGGCTGAGACTGCCCCGTGAGTGATTTGTGATTAGTTTCCACATTACTCAGAGGTGACTTCCAGCAGCAGGGCTAGCTGCACCCTGTAGCTAACTCCTGGGTCCCCCACACAAGGGCCAGGAGGTGTTGGTTACAATGCATCAAGCTGATCTCACTCCTGTGGAAGGAAAGACGAGGAATTCTGGAGACAGAGAGTTCTAGAATCACCAACACGCCGTTTATAAGTACCAGTTGCGCCCAGCATCGTGAGATCCACCACAGTATGTGGGCATGTCATCCCCAAAAGACAGAAAACGGAAGCTCCAAGAGTTTGAACCTGCAATCAAATTGACCCAGCTAGAAGAAGACACATCCTCATCTCCCTCcacacttcccttcccttcttagCCTAATGACGCCAGAGCCATCCTTTCTTTTCGATGGgcagggcagggcacttgccttgcatgtagcaacaCCCAGGCTTCatcccccaacatcctatatggtaccctgagtacaaccaggagtggttcctaagcACTTGTTGGTCTGACAACCAACaagtgtggccaccaaacaaaataaacaaatagaaaagactCATCTGGGGAGGTAGGTCTAGAGGGCTATGTAGCTCTCCCTCTTGTACTTTCTGCAGAAAGTTGGCAGGACacccccccatcccaccccaggaTGCCCCTCCTTTTTCACCTCCTGCCTGACTCATACCTCCTGGTCACAGGAAGGTGAGGCCTGTTAAGTCCTCCCCCCTACATGCTGTGCCCACTTCAAGAACTCTCCTTCAACAGGGAGCCCAGGTTACTACTTGGTCTTTGTTCCTGAGGAAACCCGAGGTAGCAAACAGCCATAGCCACAGCCTCATCACTGGGCTTTGGCTTCTCTGTGCTTCTTCTATGTTCTGCCCAATAGTCTTCACCCACAAAAACCTTCGCAGAATAGTAAATCCATATGCCTGCCACATCTATAGAAATTAGCCTGCTAGGCATTAAAGACAgctaagaggggctggagagttagtacagcaggtggggcaccaggattcgatccccagcatgatcccctgaacaccagccGAAGTAATCCCtgtacacagagccagaagtaagccctaagcactgttcaGTGAGgcccaattttaaaaaatacagcaaagggccagagtgatagcacagtggtagggtgtctgtcttgcacgcagccaaactaGGACAGACCcaatttgatctccggcatcccatatggtcccctgagcctgtcaggagcaatttctaagcacagagctaagagtaacccctgagcaccaccaggtgtagcccccaagccaaaaacaaaccaacaaaaacaacaaaacccacagCAAAAAGGGAGCTGAggaaatagtacaggagataaatTGCTTGCCCTCCACCTGGTCCACTGAGGTTCCATCTTCTGCACTGCATATTGTTCCTtgatcaccaccaggaatgatcgcTGAGCATAgatcctggtgtggcccaaacccctgcCTCCCTCCAAAATAATACACAGCCAAGTACTATGGTATATACAGAGGAGGGGAGGACACCTGGTCAGTTAAAAAGGACTGTGGGAATTTAGTGTAggtctaagcagagccaggaaaggGAGTGTAGCCCTATGGCCAAGTGTCCTTCATTCTGGACAGAGAAAATGAGAACTGGCTGAAGCTGGTACATAGAGAAGTTTTTTTCCTGAGTTCCCTCTCCCAGGTCAATGCTGCCAGGAAGAGGCTGGAGAACCCCAAAGGAGGCCTTCTGTCTTGGGGGCATAGCACAAGGCCAAGGGGGTAAAGGGAAGCTGGAAGCTGAGAGATGATCACCCATTGGGGAGCACACTTCATCCCTCTTGCAGGCAGAAATCATCTCCAAGATGGGAGCAGGAGTTCGGTACTGCCCTGAAGGTGCTGTCTGTGCTGGGTCATGCTTCTACAACATGCCATAGACTGGGTGGATCAACAGCAGAAATTTCTGCCTGGTTTCAGTGGCCAAAGGGCCAGTTCCAGGGGCTCTAGATTCAGTGCTTCAGGGAGCCTGCTTCAGCCTGGCACTTTGCTGTGCCCACACTGGCTCAAAGAAGTGGGGAGCCCTGTAGGGCCTCTACGAGGACAGAGAATTTAATTTTGGGAGCTCCAACCTCCATACCTATTGTGGACTTTAAGAAGCCagtatatggggccgggcggtggcgctagaggtaaggtgcctgccttgcctgcgctagcctaggacggaccgcggttcgatcccccggcgtcccatatggtcccccaagccaggagcgacttctgagcgcatagccaggagtaacccctgagcgtcaaatgggtgtggcccaaaaaaaaccaaaaaaacaaaaaacaaaaaacaaacaaaacaaaacaaaaaaaaaagaagccagtaTATGATGTGAGGGAAGGGCATAGACAAACTTTCCATCTATAATATTGGCCCTGGAAGACAGCTCAGAGCCAGCACTGGCCTGATCCTTTGACTCATAACCAGGAACCAAGAGGCAGGATTCTAGCATTTGATGAGCCTCTGCTTTGGAAGCCAGATCAAAGACAACAAACAGAGAAAACAAACTcactctttaaaaattattctttagggctggagtgatagcacagcagtagggtgccctgcatgcgactgacctgggattaacctaggttcaatccctggaatcccatatgacccGCTGAGTttgccaggacaatttctgagcagttgAATTGGAAGTTGGAAGTAGTTCCTGAAACTTCCAAGTGTGACCAACCCCCTCCttcaaatcattctttttttgttgtgtgagggggccacacccagcagcactcaggggttactactggctctgcattcagaaatagcacctggcagacttagggaccatatgggatgccagggattgaaccctggttgactgcttgcaaggtaaataccctatcctctgtgctatcactctgacccctccaactcattctgaaaatttttaatttaattaaaaattagtctTTAATATTCTTAGAAGTGCTCAtagtaagaaaaagaattttgtaaTTATGCATAGTTAAGCTTATGTGCTGATCattttgcaatatatatataatttctaatataCTTGAATTTAATATAACCATATATGTTAATTATACACCAATTAATCTATTCTCAGGGGCattagagaaaattttattttcttaaaatatttagtagatgtagggtttggagtgatagtacaatggtagggcatttgctgtacAAGATCCTCCCAACAGGACAAGTATGCTGGGAGTGACCCTAgggcaccctgagcactgcttcagAGTTCctctggatttttaaaaataatttttaaatttttaatattttaaataggaaggaaggaaggaaagaggacaggatggaggaagaaagaaaagaagagagggagaaaaaaagggaggaaagaa includes:
- the KISS1 gene encoding metastasis-suppressor KiSS-1; the protein is MNTLVSWQLVFFLCTTSFRGTVEKMATPGSPGLQLGPQALLTTREQSLCCAETKSSPMRPLGSPQYPSTHSPEGLRRAWLWLFAPRRRLIPTPRGTVLVQREKEPEAYNRNSFGLRYGKRQAGGRGARRG